Below is a window of Helicobacter sp. MIT 05-5293 DNA.
GATCAGCTTACACGCAAAGTAACTCGAGATATGCGCAATAGTGGAAAATTTGTCTTGACTCTTGCAATTGGAGCAAAAACAGACAAAAGTATTAAAAAAGCTCGCAATACCCGAGATGATGATGAATTTGACCAACATACGACAATCGAAAAAGGCACACTCAAAGCTCCAGAATTATCTCTTTCAGGAAAGATTGTGCAGAAAAATACCAAAGTCGGCTCTAAGCAACGCACAGATTATTATTTTTTACTCACTCTTGTGAATCTAAAAGATGGTCTTGTCGTGTGGGACGATGAAGTCAATATCATTAAAGTTGGCTCAAATAAATCAGTCAGCTGGTAATCTCAAATTTTATTTTAAGGAGTTCATAATGAAAAAAATACTTTTAGGAAGTGTAATAGCTGCAGCAATGATCGTTGGTTGTGCTAATAAGGACAATGCTTTGGGTGAAGGTGGAAAGAAAATTGATAAAAAAGCACTCCAAGCACTTAGTATTCAAGGTGCTCCAAATTGGGTGCTTAATGCAGGGCAAGGCGATATGAGTGCTGTAGGCGATGCTCCTATCATCAATGGTGATTTGGGTTTTGCACGCACAGAAGCATTAGCTCTAGCGCGTGATGAGCTTGCTCGACAAGTCGGCGTGGAAGTCAATAGTGCGCTTAGTCGTGCAGCAAAAGCAAGCACAAGCTCTTCAATGCAAAATTCACAAATTGAAACATTAAGTGAGCAAATTACACAACAATCGACTTCTCAACTACTTAGTGGGACAAAGCAAACAGATACTTGGATCACTCAAGATGCAAGCAGAGTTTTCGTGCTTCTCAAATTAAGTCCTGAAAATCAAGCTAAACTTAAAGCAAATGTGAAACAACAAATCAATAAGTCTAAAGTCCCTGCTGATATTAAAACTCAAGCTTTGAAGACTATAGATTCTGAATTCTAAAAATCAATATAGAGAAAGTAAATGAATCATCTTTGTAAAATAGGGCTACTCATTTTTACAATATTTCTATGGGGAGGGTGCTTAGGGAGTTCTTCCCTCACACCGCCTTCTTGGTTTGCTACTACTCCGAAAGACGATTCACTCTTTGTTGGCTTTGGCAATGCGAAGACATTAGATGCTGCTAAAGCCAATGCTTTAAGTGATATTATCACGCAGATTAATGTAAGTGTCCAATCACAATTTAATCTTAACACACAGCGTCAGAATAGCAATATTGAATATCACTCAAGCAATGATGTGTGGCTAGATAGCTCTAATATTGAAATCGGTAGTGTCCAATACACCAAAAATGAATTCAAAAATAATCTCTACTATGTCCAAGCACAGATTCCCAAAACTGCGCTTATTAAACAATTTCAAACAAAATTTAACAATCTCTACAATATGCTCAATGCAAGTAAAATTGGTCAATGCCAAGCACTCTCTGCAAAAGAATTTGCCCTACTTTCACAAAATATTGAGAATCTTCAGCTGTATGCCTTGTATTTAGAGACTTTAAATCAATCTACCCAAGATCTCTCAAAATTTGAGAATCTTTTAGCGCAAAATTCACCCTTACCTCAAGCAAAACTACTCATAAATAGCAATGATACAAGTTCTGTGATTAAAGAAATGATTAAAAATGATATGATCAAGGAATATGGACATTTTTATGCTATTGATGCAAATGCAAAAAACACACTCAAAAATGATGTCATAATTAGCACTAATGGCAAAGAAGTAAAAATTGAAGTAACACTTACTATTTTGGATTGCAAAAACAATCCATCTTTTAGCACAAGAGTTACACACACCCATAGTGCATCAAAACAATACGATGCGTTGCGTTTTGCTTCTCAACGAGTAAGCGTTCAGCTTTATAAACAAATCCAAGAATGGATTGAGCGTTAAGGCATTATTTTCTATTTAAAGAAATTGCGCACAATTTCCCGATCATCAAAGTGAATCTTTTCATTCCCAATGATTTGATAATCTTCATCACCTTTACCCAAGATCAATAGCACTTCATTTGATTCAAGATTCTCTAAAGCAGATAAAATCGCCTTTTTGCGATCAGATTCGACAAATACATTTTGCTTGTTATCAATGCCTGAAAGTATTTCACTAATAATATCTTGAGGATTCTCATTGCGTGGATTATCGCTTGTAACATAAATTTTATGTGCAAATTCCCGCGCACACGCTCCCATTCTTGCTCTCTTGCTTCTGTCTCGATCACCCCCTGCTCCAAAAACAACAGCAATCTTCTGACGCTTAAAGCTTTCAAAAATTTGTCTCATTCCATCTTCTGTGTGGGCAAAATCCACAATCACTAAAGGATTCTGATGTATGATTTCCATGCGTCCGCTCACACCCCCAAAATGTTCTAAAGCTTGAGCAATGGCGTTTAAACGCGCAGATGTGAGAATCTTCACCGCTCCCATTGCAGCTAAGATATTGTAAAGATTGTGTTTGCCATATAAATGTGTGTCAATAGTCGTTGTTTCTACTTCTTGCTGATACTTCCAGCTCAAATGGGCATCAATCCCATTTTCTAACGCATAAGCATCTACACTCAAATACCCTTTATGCTCAATTCCATAAGTAAAGGCATTTGTAGGATTAAAGTCAGCATACGATTCATCAAGATTAATCAGCTTAGATTCAGAAGTAGCAAAAAATTGATTTTTGATGCGCCGATATTCCTCGATACTTTTATGATAATCCAAATGATCACTCGTGATATTGCTTAAGATTCTTAACGCAAAGTCAATCCCTGCAATGCGCTCCTGCTCTATGGCATGAGAGCTCACCTCCATCACAAAAAAATCACAACATTCCATAGCGGCAATTTCAAGATTCTCATACAGCTCTAACACGCTTGGTGTAGTCAATCCTTTGGGTTTAATCCTTTTCTCATTGACAAAAAAACCTCTTGTGCCTAAAAGTCCCACACGATAGTTAAGATCCAGCAATAAAGAATAAATGATCGCTGCCGTAGTCGTTTTGCCATTTGTGCCAGTGATGCCAATAATTTTCATTGGTTTATCTGAAGGGGCGATACAAAAAATCTCATTTAAATTTCGAGATTCTATAATATTATCGCTTTGAGTGATAAAATGTGCATTGCGTTTTGTTTTCACGAGCAAAATAGAATCTAAAGATTCTACAAGCCTTGTATCATCTGTGATTGCCGAATAGTCTTTGCCCTTATAGTTTATGTTTTTTTGTAGAATCATCAATTACCTTTTGTAGAATTTGTTCGATTTCTTTATCATAAAAAACATTTTTTTTAAGCGATTCGATATAATCCATTGAAATATCTTCATAATTATTATCAACTAGATAATTTAAAAACTCATAAAAATCACTTTTATTGGTAAAGACAATTTTTGTGCTAAATATCAAATCTTCAAAGGCTTCTTTGAAACTTTCTTTGGTTTGTGCAATGCGCTTGAAGTCCTCATACAAAATGCCATTAATTGAATCTGCCTTCAGTGCTTCAATAGTTTTAATCGTATCAAAAATTTTAGTCGTGCTTTTATCAAAGCTTTTAATTGTCTCAAGCATCTGTTTTTGAGCTTGCCTCTTAGAAATCTCTTGTGTAAGTAAAATCTGATAGTATTCGTATAATCCCAAAGCTTGCTCTTCAAAATCAGTCGCCATATCAGCAAGTAAAATACCAATCATAGATTCGGTATTGTCAGAATCTAGAGCAAGATTCTTAGCAAAAAACTCATAGGCTTGCTGATATTTTTTTGCGCTTAAAAGCTCGAAACCTTTTTTGTTGTTTCTATTGAGAATATGACGAGTATTTTGATCAGTCAGTTTAATGATTTCCATAATGATTCTGTCCGTATCCTTCTATAATATTTTGTTTTCTTCTCCGTGCAAAATATTGACAATAGCGATGTCTGGGTGTATCTCTTCCTTGAGACGATTTTCAATAGCGTATTTTAATGTATTGCTAGAGCTTGGACAGCCTTTGCAAGCTCCTTCCAATCTGACATAAACTTTTGCATCTCTGATTCCTAAAAGTGTAATATCTCCTCCGTCCAATGTCAATGTAGGACGAATCTTTTCTATCACAAGCTCTACTGGTTTTTTTAGCTCTTCATCAGTAAAAGGAAACATCAATAAACTCCGTGTAAATTTAATACAAATAATTTCTTGAAATAAACTTTTGTAAATTCTAGCGTATTTTTGTAATATTTTAATTGCAAAAATTGACTAAAGATTCTAATTGAGCTAAGTCAAATTTTTGTTTATAAATTACACAGATTGAGATTTAACGCCATAAATTAAAGAAAATACTAAATACTTTATGAAAAATATTTTTAAAATTAAAATATAGTTAGATTTTGGAATTTCTAACATAAATACAAATTCACAAGGGAGTAAGTCAATGAAGAAGATTTTGGGCTTAGTGCTAGGTTGTTTAGTAATATTAGGTTTGACAGGGTGTGGTGACGGAGAAAAAGATGTGTATAAAGTAAAATTCGCTCATGTGGTAAGCATGAATACACCTAAAGGACAAGCTGCAGAATTTTTTGCCAAAAGAGTAGATGAACTTAGCGGTGGCAAAATTAAAGTCGAAGTATTTCCTAGTGCGCAGTTAGTCGATGATGATAAAGTATTCCAAGAGCTTGCTAGAAATAATGTTCAAATGGCGGCTCCTAGTTTTTCGAAATTTACTCCTATTGCAAAAGAATTTAATGTATGGGATATACCTTTTATTTTCCGCGATACAGAGCATTTACATAATGTAATGGATGGAGAAGCAGGTGAGATTCTAAAAGAA
It encodes the following:
- the lpoB gene encoding penicillin-binding protein activator LpoB; amino-acid sequence: MNKKVLCGAVCSALLLIGCSSSPKYIDPADSKSYTSMGLDYHDVEKAASDSVQSLLKSAYVKNLSRLSSPKVLMISDVINDTMQTIDTDQLTRKVTRDMRNSGKFVLTLAIGAKTDKSIKKARNTRDDDEFDQHTTIEKGTLKAPELSLSGKIVQKNTKVGSKQRTDYYFLLTLVNLKDGLVVWDDEVNIIKVGSNKSVSW
- a CDS encoding LPP20 family lipoprotein, whose protein sequence is MKKILLGSVIAAAMIVGCANKDNALGEGGKKIDKKALQALSIQGAPNWVLNAGQGDMSAVGDAPIINGDLGFARTEALALARDELARQVGVEVNSALSRAAKASTSSSMQNSQIETLSEQITQQSTSQLLSGTKQTDTWITQDASRVFVLLKLSPENQAKLKANVKQQINKSKVPADIKTQALKTIDSEF
- a CDS encoding LPP20 family lipoprotein, with translation MNHLCKIGLLIFTIFLWGGCLGSSSLTPPSWFATTPKDDSLFVGFGNAKTLDAAKANALSDIITQINVSVQSQFNLNTQRQNSNIEYHSSNDVWLDSSNIEIGSVQYTKNEFKNNLYYVQAQIPKTALIKQFQTKFNNLYNMLNASKIGQCQALSAKEFALLSQNIENLQLYALYLETLNQSTQDLSKFENLLAQNSPLPQAKLLINSNDTSSVIKEMIKNDMIKEYGHFYAIDANAKNTLKNDVIISTNGKEVKIEVTLTILDCKNNPSFSTRVTHTHSASKQYDALRFASQRVSVQLYKQIQEWIER
- a CDS encoding UDP-N-acetylmuramoyl-L-alanyl-D-glutamate--2,6-diaminopimelate ligase — its product is MILQKNINYKGKDYSAITDDTRLVESLDSILLVKTKRNAHFITQSDNIIESRNLNEIFCIAPSDKPMKIIGITGTNGKTTTAAIIYSLLLDLNYRVGLLGTRGFFVNEKRIKPKGLTTPSVLELYENLEIAAMECCDFFVMEVSSHAIEQERIAGIDFALRILSNITSDHLDYHKSIEEYRRIKNQFFATSESKLINLDESYADFNPTNAFTYGIEHKGYLSVDAYALENGIDAHLSWKYQQEVETTTIDTHLYGKHNLYNILAAMGAVKILTSARLNAIAQALEHFGGVSGRMEIIHQNPLVIVDFAHTEDGMRQIFESFKRQKIAVVFGAGGDRDRSKRARMGACAREFAHKIYVTSDNPRNENPQDIISEILSGIDNKQNVFVESDRKKAILSALENLESNEVLLILGKGDEDYQIIGNEKIHFDDREIVRNFFK
- a CDS encoding NifU family protein, whose protein sequence is MFPFTDEELKKPVELVIEKIRPTLTLDGGDITLLGIRDAKVYVRLEGACKGCPSSSNTLKYAIENRLKEEIHPDIAIVNILHGEENKIL